In the Ranitomeya imitator isolate aRanImi1 chromosome 2, aRanImi1.pri, whole genome shotgun sequence genome, cgccgcatgcgttcaacgcatgcgtcgcaaaacgctgcgggtttttgaaacgcagttgcgtttttaccaaaaaacgcagggtttttagacgcatgcgtttttagtgcagtgagtcattcatcatcccccacccacaataaaaagtgtctacacaatagataaagaaccaccaatggctagaagagggttggtgttaacaaatgtgtatataccctggcagagatgaattcctcacattttgctggtattcatgatggagcgaaccatgaacagtatctacatggatatggatatggaatttgccttggctcatgcctatgctgttgcctgttttaatgaaagggaaagggaaaaacggagatggagtcgtcgccgcttttggatccaccctatagttgaagtccgggagagtcgtggagcataccattgcttgtttggcgaactgaatgacaaccgggaaaaatatttcgaatatacccggatgtcacaggagagcttccgctatcttctgcgtcgggtggaaggatccattagcaggcaggacacgcagctccggagagctatttccgcagaggaacggctgctggtgactctacggtacgttgctgtttgaatgactgtgatatgtatttactttttattttattttattaatttttttcaattgtaatggtcaatgtacttttataaattataatgtgctttattctaaatttctttatcttctttgcagtttcctggctaccggagaaacgttgaggtcacttcattttcaattccggattggagtctccactctttcaggaattattgctgagacatgccgcgctttgtgggataatctccgggaggaatatttacctgtccctacaagtgcaatctgggaggccaacgcacagaaattcaaccaagtgtgtaattttccaaactgtattggcgctgtcgatggaaagcacattcggattaccaagcctgcgaaaagtggatcccttttctacaattataaaaaatacttttcaactgttctcatggcaattgccggtgcggactgccattttctcgcagtggacattggtgcatttgggcgtgcaaatgactcgcgcacatttaaagagtcggatatgggccaaaagttatatggaaacaattttaatttcccacagccacgacctcttcaccacaccgaaggccctgcgatgccatttgttgtggtaggggatgaggcattccaaatgtctgccaacctattgaaaccctactccagtcggggcttggaccatacaaaaagggttttcaattacagactgtccagggccagaaggactgtggagtgcgcctttggcatcctcgtttccaaatggcggatattgggatcggccattaatcttaaaattgaaacagtggatgaggtggtgaaggcttgtgtggttctccacaatttcattatggccaaagagagaataaatgttgaactggatgaacccatagccaaccccttgcccgattaccatgatcatcctctgaggacaagtgtggaaattgcgcagatgcgtgatcgttttgcggcctattttgtgtcagatgttggccgtgtgtcatggcaagatcaaatggtgtagtaatgttacttttggactgtcttctgattgtaactacaccaataatacctctactgtgacagttagaaatatattaaaaaaaaataatttcccgtTAAATGTGCAATCAAAGTTCCGTTTAGGTTGGTTTGGTATATGTCAAATTTTGCATCTAAGtatagttcacaaatttaatgttcctataaaaacttgaacctgttgtttttaaaatattaaataaaaaagtttttaaattctataccgattcaaatacaatttttataccataatattacatatacttgtttgtctgatcgacctgtatctttgtgttttacctgataagcaacgataacagcgatgttttccaattgaaaccagggtaaatatctgaagcgtggccctgcgcttatcaacatgatgtacgtgggcctctgcatcgttgttcgctggagagatgtctgtgacagctctccagggaccaaccagcggacgctgcagtgatctgcatcattgtctgtttcgctgctgcattaagtgtgaacacctcatacagcaatgagagacacccaaaaaaaggcaaactaaaaattgaaaaaatagtgtctgacattgcatatatgaggtgtttgaagcacaaaatatgtgtagacagcacatGGCGTGATTTGCCGAGATAAATTCTGGAAAATAATagcataaataataacaaatagtgttttttaaaaataacattttttattgggggaaaacagaaaacaaaaagggttcttaaacttagggggtttccacctgtgccaccaggGGGGAATGGTAGGTGTCTTCTCTGGAATGGTGAGAGAAATGGGAGGATGATGGAGAAGATGACGATGATGGCGAAGAGGAGGATACATAGTCAAGTAGACTTGATGGGAGATCCAAACCCTCCCCAGGGTATACTGGGGaggaaaccgccacctctgtaggggagggaggaggcaacacaagccttgtTTGGCCCTGGCTGCTCCTACTGCGACTCGAGCCCCTACGGACAGTTGGTGTTGTCACTGGAACAGCAACCAGAGCCTCTTTGTGTGCCcgtctgtgtttcctctttttttttttttttttgggtcctgTGGCAGGTTCCCCAGCATgatgacgcctacgggaggatgaaggcaggagcaggagtcggcggcactatgttatggtgcctgtggtggcgtcgctcggcacgtggaccacggtggggtggctggagtggctctccagcaggagtgggagtcatgcttgccagcgacggcactactgccattgtcgctgactgcatgaccccagcctgctggagagccctcacgtaggaagtgttgcaggactgcatcactgaaatctgtagttccggcgtaaggtgttccaccatgcccttagcaatggtactaaaaaaatgttttgccggatttgagagctcggtttcaattgtttcaaggcgccggtcgatattggacagacgagtgtccatgttatcgctcaacgccttgaaacagttctggaaaaccgtgctcaaatgcaaaaattcgggcatggttggcctgtccgaggcccgctggcgctgtcgggaatacccaaacgaaggtgcgccagaggcctcggccaggggaacacctgatgtaccggctgccggttcaccagatggtggtgcaagcctgctgtcgctgtgggagggctgtgatggatcagatggcgattcatgaaggaccgcttctgcggggcgagctctcttgaaggtgctgctgtgtgtcctgtgaaaagataatgaaaaaattagtcttcaatgaataacctctcccatacgccaactcctggaataaaaatagcattacattacacaataatacaaatcctcggtctcacagtctgtgtggccaataattaatttctgattgttatcgccagctgaccgttaGGGCCGACGATAACAATCATGAACATTCCCGCTGTCAAAGCATTTTGACCGTATACCACTGTGGGTATAAAAATTTTGTAATCGaaaactctttctggaagctgcctatgccacaaaaatagttgaaaatttaatgtcaagataaaaaattaaataaaaaaaaacccagtgatttcactgatctgattgcaggaacgaccatgatgttcggatcatgtgatcgagacttcatcattattcctgcaatcagaactaccctgactcagaacttaacctgtcatggactacaaggactcacgcttaacccaaaaaattaactaatggcctatatagcattttaatagggatacatttacgtggatggccaatatgttacgctgactacatggatgggcaatacagtatgtgcctgtgaaatatactatgtggatacgtggctagaacgtgtggtatgtggctgcgatattgttacctgccaatatactatgtggatgcacaatgtacgtggctgggcaatgtactatgtgtttgtgcagtaggctatgtggctgggcactgtaatggggctgtgcaatatgttttgtggacaaaatacttactgacggcggccaaggactggtcttaagaactgtaaacatttggaatatttatagggcacagacttggccgcagcagcaccactcttcgagcgctcctcctctgcccgtagccccttattgaaacggtccttgatggatcgccatctgatcctcaaccttttaactgtgaatgcaaaggaaaaaaaaggttacatatgtagcatttgaaatggataaaacaaccgtgtgcgatgcaaaactttaggcgtttattgcatcacacacggttgtgtttatcctggaaagatggtgggtcatagcaacgtatctgcacggcgtatcagcaatactcaccaaagttggctttgtcctttgcaggagctatgtcaaagccctcccacagcgactttgccacctctacccacaaacgcctcaacaccacctggtccatgtgccgggagtcacggctgtcccacaacgggccacgctcctggatgcttgatatgaggagctccacatcaatgactccatggtcccgttgtgaaacctagaaaaattaaaaacagaaaaggttacaaatatgcaaatattaacaaacaccagcacctgtcatgatatgtaccttggccctatcctttgtcatttgatatatgtatattgatggtttctacacctgtatttttgaatgttttggttgtttcacctttgttaccttcccccaatacttgctaccctgaaaagtttgaatgtaagcttactaaacatccctagtgaaagcaggatgctaatcaaaaaaaaaaaagaaattgtttaataaaaatactcactcgccgtgctgacgccacaccttggccctgacctctctgctcccgctgacttccttcaccctcacttgaagaagcctgtaaaaattgtataaagaaattattttaaaaactacaaatgactgcgaatagtaaggaaattgacataattactcaccacactcccctgcgccgattggctcGATTCTGACACAGTGGCCATTGTAGCACGTTTGTTctggcatgaaaaaatgaaaaaaaaaaatcaaaactaaacctaaatatggcacatacaataaaatatgcccaaaattttttacaacaaccacaattgacttttgactgatcggacaaagcaaaaataagaaagcgacaccacaacgccatacattgcaagagaagacaatcaatagaagaaactatacaagaatagacccaaaccaaaaagcaaaaatagacacctatgtccaaaaatggacatatcaaaactttctgaaaaaacattacaggcacaaaaatacaatgaaagagcaaaataatgaacgcaatactttacaattgcaacaagacatgatcctaaaaaacaacatcttgtgacatctaaccacagaaagacaaaaggcaataaaaaccattctagataacaagcaataaacattacgggacaaccgctgtaaaaatatacagcaacccaaacataaaccatagccaaatagaaaataaaacacatggaatttttaaaaaaggccaccaccaaaaataatataaacaaataaaaattatactacacacttcgcaatgcaatcagtcaatgaaggaagatatatgccatacggaaaacgacgtaaaaacatcagcgatattttttaaaataaagggaaagtacaattgaaactataatggcatagcagcagcacggaactatacaatacaaagacatcataaatgttgcccccccaccagcaagaaaatacactcaaggaaagaaaaaataaagccaacagcataatccaaaacacagcaagacatgagccaagaaaatgccacacagttaccaccaacaatagaaaccagaaaaacatgcaccagaaattttacaagacaaaatgagcaaaaatcaatacattgaacaaccacatgacacaagaacaaaacacataaccaaacccaaactaacgtaaaaaaaaaaataaaagaaaaaaaaaaaaaagaaaataaatgcaaTCCTATTAAcccagaagaacatcagaaccagacaaacaatttttcaataacaacccataaccgtaatagcacagaccaaacattacaaaaatatagacaaatcaagaaataaaacacaaaatacaaaatgtgcaaagagaaatatatacttacaagtttggaaagcagattctccaGTCTAGTCTTGTCTGGTGtgatgacttgtgaaagacaatggcaaacccctcgtttctttatatatataggttgttttttttgtgtctagacaaagtctagacaatgttttgcattttt is a window encoding:
- the LOC138662024 gene encoding uncharacterized protein: MMERTMNSIYMDMDMEFALAHAYAVACFNEREREKRRWSRRRFWIHPIVEVRESRGAYHCLFGELNDNREKYFEYTRMSQESFRYLLRRVEGSISRQDTQLRRAISAEERLLVTLRFLATGETLRSLHFQFRIGVSTLSGIIAETCRALWDNLREEYLPVPTSAIWEANAQKFNQVCNFPNCIGAVDGKHIRITKPAKSGSLFYNYKKYFSTVLMAIAGADCHFLAVDIGAFGRANDSRTFKESDMGQKLYGNNFNFPQPRPLHHTEGPAMPFVVVGDEAFQMSANLLKPYSSRGLDHTKRVFNYRLSRARRTVECAFGILVSKWRILGSAINLKIETVDEVVKACVVLHNFIMAKERINVELDEPIANPLPDYHDHPLRTSVEIAQMRDRFAAYFVSDVGRVSWQDQMV